AAACCTAATTTTAAATTTTTTAAGTTCATGTATTTAAAAACTTTGTATAAGGTTTTTTGAAAATTGCAATTAGCTTGGTGGATTTTTATTCGTAGAACAACAGAAATTCATTCTAAGAGAGGGGATGATTAAGTTGTTGCCTAGAAAACGTGAACTTACGCAAGCTAGAATGATAGAATAGCCAAATGAGCGAAATTAGAACAAAAGTCCAGTTTGTCGATATCGACGAAGACATGGCTGGCCAGCGTATCGATAACTTCTTACGCAACCAACTGAAAAGCATTCCAAAAAGCATGGTTTACCGGATCTTGCGCAAAGGGGAAGTGCGCGTAAACAAGAAGCGAATCAAAGCTGAATATAAATTGAAAGCGGGGGATTTAGTCAGAATTCCTCCTGTGACGATTGAAGAAAAGCAAGACGAAGTTGCACCAAGTGTCAAACTCAATAAGGTGGCTGAACTTGAACATATGATCATCCATGAAGATGAACATATGTTAATTCTAAACAAACCTTCGGGTACCGCTGTTCATGGTGGCAGTGGGCTAAAGTTTGGCGCGATTGAAGCATTACGTGCACTAAGACCACAAGCTCGTTTTCTTGAACTAGTGCATCGTATTGACCGTGATACTTCTGGTATTTTGCTCGTGGCGAAAAAGCGTTCAGCTTTGCGCCATCTTCAAGCTCAGTTTCGAGAGAAAACCGTGCAGAAATACTACTTTGCCTTGGTGATGGGTCAGTGGAAAAGCAGCTGTAAGGTTGTCAAAGCGCCACTACTCAAAAATGAGGTGAATAGTATTGTGCGTGTGAATCCGCAGGGAAAACCTTCAGAGACACGCTTTAAGATCATAGAAAAGTTCGCAGATGCGACTTTGATTCAGGCGAGTCCTATCACGGGGCGTACCCACCAAATCCGTGTTCATACTCAGTATACAGGTCATCCAATTGCTTGGGATGACCGATATGGTGATCGTCGATTTGATGCATATACCGCGAAAGTAGGGCTTGATCGCCTTTTCCTTCATGCAGCTAATATCAAGTTCCAACATCCATCTAATGACGAATGGATGGAGATAAGTGCCCCAATGGAGCCAAAGCTTGAAAAGGCATTAGCTGGACTTCGTAATCTTTAAATGAAGTGATAGGTCTTATAAGCGAGAGTTAAACAGTAACAGAGTTCTACTCTCGCGTGTGAATACACTCAATCTGATTAAAGTACAGAGACTCCTTGAGTTTCAAGCATATCTATCAGGTCAATCAAAGGAAGGCCAATTAAGGTGTTCGGGTCTTTACCTTCTAGTCGCTCAAATAAGGCGATGCCTAATCCTTCACTCTTAAAGCTACCTGCGCAATAGAATGGTTGTTCTTTATCGACATAATTGCAGATTTGTTGGTGCGTCAACTTTCGGAATTGAACGGTAAAT
This sequence is a window from Vibrio coralliilyticus. Protein-coding genes within it:
- the rluC gene encoding 23S rRNA pseudouridine(955/2504/2580) synthase RluC, which produces MSEIRTKVQFVDIDEDMAGQRIDNFLRNQLKSIPKSMVYRILRKGEVRVNKKRIKAEYKLKAGDLVRIPPVTIEEKQDEVAPSVKLNKVAELEHMIIHEDEHMLILNKPSGTAVHGGSGLKFGAIEALRALRPQARFLELVHRIDRDTSGILLVAKKRSALRHLQAQFREKTVQKYYFALVMGQWKSSCKVVKAPLLKNEVNSIVRVNPQGKPSETRFKIIEKFADATLIQASPITGRTHQIRVHTQYTGHPIAWDDRYGDRRFDAYTAKVGLDRLFLHAANIKFQHPSNDEWMEISAPMEPKLEKALAGLRNL